CTTGGCATTTTGTGAAAATTTCACGAAATGCTTGTTTGGCGTTCTCTTTGGGAATGAACACTTGGTATTGGATCATAGCACCAGGTTTGTAAACATATTTCCAATTCGGCACATAATCCAACAAAAAGGCATATTCGGCGTGTCCTTGGTAATAGGCTTTATTATTAACAAGAATACTTGCGATACATTTTGCTAAATTGATCATTCGCATTCCAAAATTGAAACTAAAAGGACGCATCAGAATCCACATCCATTTCTTCGGAATCAAATAAAACAATCGAGTAGGTAAGTGTTGTCTTTCTAATAAACAATTCCCTGGAAAATCTGGATCTTCACCAGCTTTCAAATTCGTTGCTTTGTGGATTTGTCCTCGTCCAAGAGATTTGCCAGAAGCAAACGCATCAATCCAACCTACTAAATAATCTGCTGATTTATAATGTTCTTCAAAGTATTCGAATAATTCATCGAAGTTACGCACATATACTGGATCAATTTTCATTTTTCCAGAATAGATTGGTTTCATTTTGATTTGGACCGTTAAAAAGCAACCTAACATTCCGAAGCCGGAAATTGCGGAATAAAATAAGTCTGTATTCTTTTTAGGAGAACATTCGAGAATATCACCTTTTGCAGTTAAAAAGGTAAACTCTTTGATGTGTTCTCCGATGGTTCCCACTTTAAAATTATTCTTTCCATGAATGTTCATAGAAAGGGCACCACCGAGAGTTGGCATCATTGTTCCAGATACTACGGGTGGCCAAAATCCATTTTCGATGCCTGTTTCCCAGAGGTCTTTGATACGAGCTCCAGACTGAACTGTCATCACACCTGATTTTAAATTAAA
The sequence above is a segment of the Leptospira sp. WS39.C2 genome. Coding sequences within it:
- a CDS encoding FAD-dependent oxidoreductase codes for the protein MVTKKTKSIPNIKVPMKEKVEAWGMSSFSMSPVFRPETEEEIKELFVWANQTGTKIALRGGGCSYGDASTNNEGIVLDLTRFNKVLDFNLKSGVMTVQSGARIKDLWETGIENGFWPPVVSGTMMPTLGGALSMNIHGKNNFKVGTIGEHIKEFTFLTAKGDILECSPKKNTDLFYSAISGFGMLGCFLTVQIKMKPIYSGKMKIDPVYVRNFDELFEYFEEHYKSADYLVGWIDAFASGKSLGRGQIHKATNLKAGEDPDFPGNCLLERQHLPTRLFYLIPKKWMWILMRPFSFNFGMRMINLAKCIASILVNNKAYYQGHAEYAFLLDYVPNWKYVYKPGAMIQYQVFIPKENAKQAFREIFTKCQERGIVNYLSVFKKHKPDPFLLTHAVDGFSMAMDFPVTKGNREKLWSLCYELDEIVLKHKGRFYFAKDSTLRKRVMESYFPKDNLKRFYSLKKKYDPKGILQTDLYKRVFLS